agactcacagatgcagagaacaaaccagttaagggggcagaggtgggggagtgTGTGTGCATCGGATGTTTTATGTAATatgaggaatatagccaatattttgtaataactgtaaatggactgtaaactttaaaattgcataaaagtttttaaaaacttgaaagaaaggaaggaaggaagaaagaaagaaaaaaaaaagaaagaaaggttggTCTGCCTGACTCCAGTTTACATCCACTAACCACTTTATCATACTGCCTCTTTGTATGACAAATTAGTAGTATCCTTAACATTTAAAtagctcttaaaactcaataataaaaataaaagtattcccaataaaaatggggaaagtaccaaaacaagcaatttacaaagaagaaatatgGTCAGTCAGTTGATATAAACATAGAAAGAAATGCTCTCCCTCACCAATattcagagaaaggcaaattaaaatgagacaaCGTTTTCCATTGGCAgagattttatttacttcttttttaatgtccTGCTTCTGGTGAGTATATCTGTTAAGGATCTTCAGTTGTGAGCAACAgcaactgaattttattttattttattttattttattttattttattttattttattttaattgaagtatagttggtttacaatgttgggttaatttctggtgtacagcataatgtttcagtgacacatacatatgtattccttttcatattcttttttattataggttattacaagataccaaatatagttttctgtgctatacagtagaaccttgtttatctgttttatatatagtggttagtatctgcaaatcccaaactcccaatttatccttccactccctctttccccactggtaaccataagtttgttttctatgtctgtgagtctgtttctattttgtaaataagctcatttgtgttatttttaaagattccacatataagtaatatcattatatggtatttgtctttctctttctagcttacttcacttagaatgacaatctccaggtccatccatgttgctgcaaatggcatgatttcattcttttttatggctgagtagtattccattgtatatatataccacaacttctttatctagtcatctgttgatggacatttaggtcagcAACTGAATTTTAGACTTTTCTTTTTAGAGCTGCCTTCTCTGTCCAGGATGTGAATGGAGGGGTGGGCAGGTTAGAGGACATGGAAGAGTCCAGAGACCCTAACCTGGGTCAAGTGCTCTCACTTGTGATACGGAAATCACCTGGTGATTGGTGGCCAACTAGAATTACAGAAGATGGGGAGCAATGACTCCGCCAAGGGAAGGGATGCTTggcaaacaaaaacaagagaTGTCTATTGCAAAGCAGGTGGAGGTTCTCCTAcactcatttccttctttctgaaatGTAATTTGACTGAATATTCAAAGCCTGAAAAACTTCTTTTGATCtagcatttatttttgtttgtttttgttttattgaggtataattaacatacagcaTTATATTACTTTAAGGTGTACAACCTAATGATTCAgtttttgtatatattgtgaagtgatcaccacgataagtctaGTGAATGTctgtcaccacacatagttacaaaatgtttatatttcttgtATTGAGAAAttttaaggtctactctcttagcaactttcaaatatacaatacagtattattaattatagtcaccatgctgtacatttcatccccagGACTGATTTATttctataactggaagtttgtatcttttgactcaACTAGCACTTCTACTCTGACAGATTTACCCTAAGAAAACAGTCATAGATGTGACTCAAAATGTATGTACAAAGATTTTGTCACAGCTTTACTTATGAAAGCTAAAAAATGGAAACCTAAATGTTTCACAATAGGGAACTGATTATAAGTGTTTCGGCATATCAGTCTTACAAAATACCATGTAACCATTAGAAGTGATGATATTGGAGGACAGTCCATGACATGGGAAAATGTCTACAAAATAATCTTAATTGAAAGGCATTTCTTCAATACACATGTGTAGTttgcaatcaggaaaaaaattagccTCATTAAATTGTCCATCTAAATAAAGCTGCCAAGGGGATGTTAGAATTCCAAAAGTAACATCTGATCATAGAATTCAGGACCTCTCTTTTCCTGGGAGCTTAGAAGACAGCATGAGGGATTCAAGTCAAACCCAGAAGAAACTTCCCGACTGTGAGGGTTGTCCTGAACTGGAACATCCTCTTCCCCTGTCAGCATCAGATGAGGTATTGCTTCACTTCCAAGGCCAGGAACTGGATGGGGATCATGGAGAGATAATGACAGGTCTCAGTCTAGTTAGGAATTAACTGTGGGTCCTTGAGCCAGTCTCCTCCCACTTCCGGTCTACAGTTTCCTCAACTTTCAaatgggagggtggggaggatggtCCTGATCTCTTCCGGTCCGGGTAAGGTACTGTGGTTCAATGTGGTTCCTGTGTGGGGCCCCTTAGTACTCTGAGCACCCAGCTGTCTGCCTTCTACCAAATACTGGAGCCAGATGATGTGAAATCTAAGGTGGGGTCCTTAGCTGAGTTGATTTTTTTGCTCAGGATCCCCTAGGGCCAGGGAAGGGGGTCCCAGAGGCCACCCACACCTGCTGTGACCAGCTACCTCAGCTAAATCAAAACCCCTGCTCCATCCACCCCTGACCACTgagccagccccaggcaggggtCAGTTCCAGCAGATGCCACTGTAGGTGACCTCACCAAAGGCGGGGaggtctctccctctcccacccacgGGAGTCCAAGAGGAGAAGCTAGGGCTTCTCCACTCACCGTGCCAAACCGGGCCAGCCTTCTCCAGCAGAGAGCTCTGACCCTAATCCTAATGCTGCCTAGGCATCTGAACTCTGCAAACCCCTCCTTGCTATTCAGAGCTGACTTCTACCCTCTGACTGAGCCATTACTGGGGCTTCGAGATCTAGAGAACCAGGAAAGGGAGTATCTGACTCAATAATCTTCACCCTttatatagatgagaaaaactgaggcccaaagagggaCAAGACTTGTccaaatcacagcccaagtcagCGATACAGGCAGGACTGGATTCTAGCCCCCAACACCCAGGGTTGCCCCCACCCACCATCAATTCTTGCACAAGTGCCCTTCCACTGAGGCTCTTGGGCAGGGGGTGTGGCCAGGACAAGACAGACACGTCCATCCaccccatccttcctcccctgACTCAGTTGCTCTAACGTCCCTGAGGCTGCAGGTCTTAATTTAGGGGCCTCTGGGTTCAACCTTATTAGGTGTCAGCAGCAGAAACATGAGGGCGCAGAGCCTCCTCCTCTTGGTGGCCCTCCTGGCTTTGGGGAGCCAGCTGCCTGCTGCcttgggcaggaggaagggaggtgagtgtgggtaggttcctcTGCCCCAGGGACAGAGGTGGTTTCTGCTTTTAGGGGAGAGTAAATGTTTGGGGGAAGGTAGGCgatgcagagtgtgtgtgtgtgcgcgcgcgcgcgcgcacctGCCTCTAGGTACCTGCTTCTTAGTGTTTCCAGCAGCTTACATTTTGTTTGTACATCTTTCTGCCTGACAGCTTTCCTGCATCTGTAGCTGTAAATGTCTTCCTGCCAGTTTCTTGGTGCTGGTCTGTGCCTGTCTACACGTCTGAGTATAAGACTGTGCTTACACCCATGCATCTGTCTTTATGGATGTGTATCTTTGTGCCTGCTTGTCTGTGGGATCTGTGCTGCACATGGATACTTAGGTATGACTGCAATATGTGTGTCTGAGCCTGTGTGCATGGACATGTGTGAACACGTGTctccctgtgcccctgggaggggaggagagagatcGTGGGCACCTGCTCTCTGGTTGTCTCCATGGGGCTATCTGAACCTGTGGGTTCACATGGCAGGGAGATGAGCCTTTCTGTCAACTTCTGTGACCAACCAGGCTTAGTTGAGCCTCTGCTCATCTCGTTTCTGTCCTTCTCCGGCCTTCTCTGatccccagccccacctgtgAAAGGGACTCCAGAGTTGAGTAGGGGGTGTGGTTTCTGGGAGCTGGGATCTGTTGGGAGGAAGCTCTACCcttgtctctccctcttcttccctgcctccttcaaAAGGCTGGGTCTGACCTGTCAACAGGCAACGGAAGCTGGGTCTGCCAGAGTTGCTAGACAGGTGCCTCCCCACCTGGGCAATGCCTccacctccatcccttctggGGCTGTAAGCCTCTGACCTACATACACCTGTGCAGCCCTGGCCCTGGAGGCAATAATGGGGGGCCCTGGGGAGCAGTTCCCTGCATCCTCTCTGCCCCTCTAACCTCGGAGGTGAGGATCTCTCCCAGTGTGAGCTGGCCTGGGGAGGAGACTGCGTAGAGGCCCCCAGGCTGAGGAGGGAAGGATGCTGGCAAGTTCGGAGGCCAGACCAGTGCTGGCTGTGATTCATGTGGCATCACCACATTCCTCCTCATTGTGATGTTGTGAGGTTAAGGCTATCtttacccccattttgcagataaggaaactgaggcttagtggGAAACCACCTGCCCAAGGCCAAAGACATGACTCTGAGTTAGTGTCAAAGGTGGCATTCAGTGTAGGTCTGTGGAATTGGGCAGACTCACCAATCCAATGTAGTCTAAAATGCAGACGCATGGCTCCGTCCCAGGAGTAAACAATGTCTTGAGGAATAAGGTCCTGGCATCCAGTAAGTGCAGCCTAAGTGGGCAATTCAGGGGAGCTGCTGGGGGCACTGGGAGACAACACCCCAATATTCAGCCTAGCTGCACAGAGATGGGAGCTGGAACCCACAGAACCTGAGCCCGCACAGAACCTGCCTTACGGCCAAGTGGGACACGCTGGTCTCCCCACTAGTTCACGCATCTCGATCTCCCCATATTCTCTCCCATGAAACGTCTGTCTGGCTCTCGGTAGAAATTCAGACAGTGAGGAGTGacagggctgagggcaggggagtCTTGGTTTGTTGTCTGTAGAAGCCCAGACACCACTGTTTAAAAGACACACCCTACCCCCACCCGCAACCCCTGCCTCTGACATAAAGAGCCTGCACAGTCCTTGGTAAACAGTAAGTGCCTGACAATGTTTTCAGTGGTTGTATGAATAGATCTGTGTCTTTGTATAAATAGATCTGTGTCTGTGTAGCCCTGGACATGTGGTTGTGTGTGTATGACTGTGTGTCCACGTACGTCTCCCTGTTCACACCCACACATATGCTATGTACTTACATATATGACTGTGTATGTCTGAGTGTATGTGTAattatctgtatgtatgtatttacatgtgtAGGCATGTATATATGACAGTATGCCTCTTTATTTGACTATATGTATACATCCCAGCTCATACGTACATACATGACTGTGTTTATACATGTATGTAACTGTTAACTATCTTGTGAATGTCTGGATGTGTATgtaggtatatatatgtgtgtgtgtacatatacacacacacacatacgtatgtatatgtataggtcaaaccatatgaaattgctgcttcttttttaaaccatgatttttattttttcattatacttTTTATAATGCCCAAAATTTCAACAGTGAACATGTATTTTGACTATTTAAATTGAGCAAGACCTCTTTTCAAGTTAGTATGGGAATGGGGGGGGGTCTTGATTTGTTGAATTTTTCATAAAGCCCCTTTGTTCcaatccttattttaaaaaaattatcttcataaAGTCTGTTAGTTTGCTTTCCTGCTTTAGTAGATGCAGGTTAGTGGAACCAGTTAACCTGACAAGCAGTGCCTGTAGCAAGGTGGTTAGCACGTGGCTTTTGTGCTGATAGTCTGGAAATTGCTACTTCTGTAGATCAAAAAAGTTGAATCGCAGCAATTTCCTATGGGTAAGCCCCTAGCTAATTGTGTGTAAACATCTAAGTGTGTTTGCATATTTGACCGGATATGTCCTTCTGAATGAAATCTGGAAATGACTCAGAATCTTACTCCAGGACAGAACATTCTAGAGCCGTTCAGAGGACTGCCTCAAAGACTGAATTAATACAGGGCCCTGAAACAAGGCCACCTGTAACGGTGACGAGCCCACAGTGCAGATGTGGCCGACTGTGGCCACGTGACATGCACCAGGCTGGCAACAGCTGACACACCGTGATGCTGATCTCCCTTCAAAACTCTATCGCGCCCCTAGTGTTTTGCCTCAAGGGCTGTGCTTCAGCCTCATGATGCACAAAGCAGGCAGAGGGGCTGTTCTCAAAGCCTCCAGCCAAGTTAGGTGAGCAAAGAGATGCAGAGTCACCAGCGCTGATGGAAAGAGCCtttggggtgtgggtgtgggtggaggCTGACCTAGTGAATCTGCACTCTGATAACAGGGCCTCTTGAGGAAGCAGGGTCTCAGctgagaactgaggaagaggGTAGAGGAGACAGCACCAGGCAAAGGGCACAGCAGAGAAGTGGCCTGGAGTGAATCAGGAGCCACCAAGTAGACAGAGTGTCCATGATGCAACCAGAGAgatgggcaggggccaggccaggctcGGTCTCGTTGGCCTAGATGAAGACTTTGAACTTCCTTTTTTTGCGTTTTTTATGTCATCTCAGTCTCAAGCCAGCCCTGGGAGGAAGGAGTCCagcttcccatttcacagacagaaaactgaggcttaaagttaaaaaaaaaaaaaacttgcgaGCCATGTGCGAtgacatagatggaccttgagggcattatgctaagtgaaataagtcagatgagaaagacagatactacatgatctcatttatatgtagaatctaaaagaccaaaccaaatcaaaccaaacccaAATTAAGCTCATATACACAGATAACggtggctgccagaggtggggggtggcggGTGGAGGGGTGAAATGGATGAAGATGGTAAAAAAGTACAAAGTTCCagatctaaaataaataagccacgaggatgtaatgtacagcgtTTTAACTGTACTAAATAGTGCTATAGTGCATATTTGAAAAGTTGCTCAAAGAAtcgatcttaaaagttctcatcacaagataaaaaaatttgtaactatgtataGTGACTGATGTTAAcaagacttattgtggtgatcatttcacagtatagataaatattaaatcatcatgttgtgcacctgaaactaatgtaatattacATGTCAattagacttcaatttaaaaaattaaataataaatgaataaacataagcAAGtctgcacaaaaaaaaaaattttgccaaaGGACAGGAAAGAAATAACGAGCAGAGAATTTAGATCTTGTGATTCCCAGGTTGGCGCTTAtacaacattctaaactgactCCAGCTCCAAAATATGGGGGGGGTCCTCTTACAGAGAAATCTGGGGGCTGCCCACCGGACGATaggccctgcctcctctctgtgcCTGACCAGTGTGTGGACGACAGCCAGTGTCCCTTAAGGATGAAGTGCTGCCACCAAGCTTGCTTCCGCCAGTGCATCCGGAAGGTCTCACGTAAGTGTCCCTCTCCACCTTGCTGACCCCCGGCCAAGCCGCAAGCCCCAGGGCCGGGCCCCAGGTGGCGCTCACCGGGCCCCTGTATTGCAGTAAAGAAGGGCGGCTGCCCCGAGGACCGAACGCGCTGCCTCGGCCCCGTGCAGCACCTGTGCTCCAAGGACTCAGACTGCCAGGGCCTCAAGCGATGCTGCCTTGGCGCCTGTGGCCGGGACTGCCGAAACCCTGTCAGAGGTATGGCTCCTGTGTGCTTGGGGCAAGTTCTTTCCCTCTCGGAGCCCCAGCTCTACAGATCCCTTCAGTATAACAAGTTCAACAGGTCCCTTCCAAGAAGCCTGGGCCTCCCATGGCCAGATCTGGGGAagtggatggggtgggaggggccctgGCAGGATGATGGAAGAAGTGGAGATCCTTGTTGTCTTACTGAATGAACTTGCTGCATCACTTGGACCACAACCCTACACTGCTCTAAGCTTCAGTTTGCCCTTgtgaaggagggtggggagatCTGCTTTAGTGGCTGGGCTGATGGGGTCTGGACAAGCCCCGAGCCCAGAGCTTTATTATAGGAGGGGATtaactctctccttttctctcctcagGCTAATTCTGGTTTAGGAGTCACTGCTCTGAATCTCAGGATGGGGTTCCCAGCAGGAAGATACGATGAAGGTGGGGGGCTGGGATCCTGCCACCCAGAAAGCACCCTCTGCCAGTGGCAATTCCAACCTTGTGATAAACACTGATCTGCTGTCACTCCCCCTGccacccatcccccacccctcttaCTTCCTCCTGGGAGTCAAGGTCTACAGCCAGACCTCAAGGACTCCTCTCTGTCGTCCTGTACCACTGCTGCATTGAGCTTCTCAGCCTTCCTAACACCCTCTTTCACATCTCTTTGGAGATGTATTCCTTCCACCTGAAATGCCCAGCTCAGGTGGGCCCCTTTTTGTGGAGTCCTGACCCCTCTTTCGGGCAGCACAACGACCCCAAACGTATGTTCTAGCAGAATTTTCCAAACGTCAACCTATTCACATACCCGTTTCACAGTTTTCTCCATACCTGCCAAACAGCATCACGGCATTTTGTGTAGTGCCTGTACTGCCATTTACCTAAGGTGTTTCTTTAAATGGACTCACTTTTGTATACGAATAAatttacttcaaaagaaaaacttgatGTCACTAAATGGGATAAGAAAGATCACTTGTCACAAGGAAGATGTAATTGTGAAAGCAGATGCATGAAAACAGCTAAGTTCCATTAAAGTAAATCATGTCAGATTCACTGATATTAAATAATAGTATTAAATTCTGGCTAGACACTGCCACCTGCCAAGACTGTGAGCCTGAAGcctactctctgtctctgttgtaataaaggaaaattaacaagaGTTAAAGAAATGTTAAGGACACAAATCTCTAAACTGAGACTTTCTTCCTGGTGTAATCAGAGGGATTGACAAAAGAACTTTCTCACCCCAAGAGTCAGGGTTGTATGACGTTGTGTCCACGCACATCCTAAgatcatttcattttctccacatttGCCACTCATGGGCAACTGCACCAGCCCTGGACGGCCTAAAAAAAGTCCACTCCTCTCTGCGGTCAgtttttgttcttgcagctaaaTTAAATCCTAACTGATCCACTGGGTAAAGAAAGGGCAGGAAAAGTTGGTCAtgaagagggaacagcatgtgtcACTCCTCACCTCAATCCTGAAAGGTAGgcattgctcccattttacagatgaggtagaTAAGAATCCAAGAGGAGACATCTCTTGGACTATGATCCTGCAGCAATTCAGCGGTAAaggcaggattcaaatccagtgTATTAATTATCTATTACGTGTAGCAAATTACCACGCTCAAAACAACGTACATTtaattatctcacagtttctgtggctTAAGAATCCAAGCacagcttagctgggtcctcagcttcagggtctcacaaggctgacATCACAGTGTTGGCAAGGGCAGGGGTCTTACCTGAGCCTCAATGGTAGAAGGACCCACTTTCAAGTTCAtatggttgttggcagaatttcaGTTCCTGGAGAGCTGTGGGAGTAACTTCTTCAGTTCCTAGCTGGTCGTTGCCCCATTCCCTTGCTTTTCTAGCATGGCACCCTGCTTCATCAAGGCCAGCAGGAAGTCACAATCTTATGTAACCTAGTCCTGGGAGCAACAttccatcacctttgccatattctgttcattagaagcaagtcagtAAATCCTGCCCACACCCATGGGGAAGGGACTGCACAAGGGCATGAATAGCAGgaggcctccatttcctcattggtaatttcctcattggtaaaatgaggGAATAAGACAAGAGCATCTTCCTGCTCTACTTTCTATTTGGAGGGAAGAGCTGAAGGAGTGCAGCCCAGAGACGCACTGTCTAATATGgcagccactaaccacatgtggctgctGCGCATGTGAAATGTGATTAATCCAAATTGAGATTTACTGCTGGCAGATGTAGTAGGCAGAAGTTTAAGATGATTCCCAAGTGACCCTCGCCCCTGTACAATCTCCTCCTCTTGAGTATAGGTAAAAGGGAGATTGTCCTGGATGGGCCTGGCCTAAGGAGATGAGTCCTTTAAAAGTAGAGCATTTCCTCTGGCTGCTTACACAAGAGGAAGTCAGCACTCCAGTTTGCCTAGAAGAATGCAAACATCCATGTTGTCACCTGCCACGTGGCAAGGAAGCAGaggcagcctctaggagctgagagcAACCCCTAGCAGACAGCAAGCAGGAAAAGATGGACTTCAGTCCTACAACTACAAGgaagtgaattctaccaacaaTCTGTGAGCTAGAAGAGAACCCCAAACCCCAGAGGAGAACCACAGCCCTGGTTGGCACCTTGACTTCAATCTAGTAAGACCATGAGTAGAGAATCCAGTCATGCCATGCCCAGACtactgacccacagaaactatagatgataaatttgcattgttttaagttgctaggtttgtggtaatttgttacacagcaataaaaaactaatacactggattttgaaatgaaaatgtaaactatcttgttaatttcttttttgattccatgttaaaattataatatttggggttagataaaatatattatggCAATGTCACctgtttctttccacttttttttttttaaagaaattctattttggggggtaattaggtttgtttgtttatttatttattttaatggaggtactagggattgaacccagaacctcacgcatgctaggcacacactctaccactgagctatatcctctcatcttttcactttttaaaatgttgctctcagaaaattttaaattctattatgTGGATCACATTACATCTTTGGACAGTGATGGCCTAAAGGATTCAAAAGACAGCCATACGCCCTTGAGCAAATCATCTCACCTTTCAAAGTCTTACATTTTGTATTTGTAAGATTGAATAACACTAGCACATAACCCCACAGATATATTTGCAGTTTAAGAGATGAGGCTTGTAGAATACTTGGCCCGaggtaagcactcaataaataattattattagtaacaattaatatttgttttcttgtatCCAGGTTCTAATCTCCAGGACCCTCTCCccagccaggcacacagtaggtgtttcgTAAATGCTTGTGGGTCACACCACCTTGACAAAGCTCTTTGGCACGGTTCTCTCTTACTCTCGCCACCACTTGCATGGCAGGAATCAGCAATCTATGGGTGGGTGAGGACACTGAacttggtggggtggggaagagggatgaTCAGTTTCAGGCTTGATCTGTTTCAAGATTTCCCTGAGAAAATTTTGGAAGATGTGAGTTCCAATTCCAGGTTCACAACTCCCAGCTAAGCGTCCTGAGTGAGTGACCaggcctcatctgtgaaatgggtcttAGTCTTTTTTGTCAGGAATAACTCAGATAAGTCACCTGAAGGCGAGTGCCTGGCCGGTACTAAGGACTCACTCAATTAAGAAAGCTATTATTGCTGTTGCTGTTCCTTTGTCAGAGAAGCTCCGGCAGAAATCCCTTTCTAGGGGAATCCCCACCCCCTAAATTACCCCTCATCCCCTGGCCCCTGAGTTGAGGGAATGCCTCGGCTGTTGGGCCCAGTCTCCAGACACAGCCTCCACTCCCCAACTGAGTCAGGAATAGAAACCACCGCAGCCCgcggcctccctccctcccccagcaccggCTCCGATCGATGCGGCCTCAGCCTCGGGGGACAGAGGaagacagggaaggagggggcagcGGGGCATCCGGCAGCAGAGAAGCTCAGTGGGGCGGCAGGGCAGAGACATCCCGGGTGTGGGTGCGGCCAGCGGCTCCCCAGCCTCAGCGCCTTCAGGGACCACTCACTGGTGGGCGCCCTAGAGGGGCCGCGACAGGTAAgggacctgggaggaggggcctgatctgggaaaggggcaggggcTGCGTGAGTGGGAGGCCAGGCAGCCTCAGATTCTCGGTATCCGTGCCCCCTCGATGAGACCCCCAAGGAGGGAGCAGCGTGGGACTGGCCATTTGGGGGCTGTCCTGTTTGCCCATTCGTGCAAAGGGATTTGAAAAATTCTGTCAGGGTGGGTAGAGGGGTTAAACCGAGGGAAGTGTATCTGGAGCCCAGCAAAGTGACcagcacatggtaggtgctcaaaatAAATGTGTGGAGAGAACCTTGAATCAAAAAGCTTAGTTTCCAACCTCAACTGGGCCTTGAGCTAGCTGACTAATTTTGagaaaatgacttaattttttcttattgatattCAGATTCTTGtcaaagaaggtttgttgaattaATCATCCCATTTCATAGAGGAAGGTGAGttccagaaaaaagagaaaggggatttgcccaaagtcatgcaGCTAATGGGTGATGGAACTGGATTAAAAACTCCACCTTTTGATGCCAGGTAGAGGGGTAAGAGTGGCATTGCATCATATATGTGCACAAACTATATGCTAGGGACTGAGCTGCCGATAAACATcttgcctcatttaatcctcaaaacttCTCATGGAAAGTACAATGTTCCTCAGTTTATAGATAAAGAGACTGAAGCTCAGATTGGGGAATGATTCTGCTCAAGGTCAACAGTCAGTAAGTGGCAGACTCAGAATCTGAACCCAGGTCGGATAAGGGAAATGCAAGggattaacatttattgagcgcctaATGTGTTCCAGGGGCTTCGCACACATGCTCACAATAACCCTTCACTGGCAGTGCTGTTATCCCCATTCTGTAGATAAGAGCTCTACAACTCAGAACTGGAGGAGACTGGCTGGAGGTCACTCACGTGACAGAGCTAAGGACAAAACCCCGACCTTCTTAAGCGCCAAGCCTAGGGTAAGTGAGGGGCACTCTGCCTGCtcctgccaggcactgggccagcTGCTTGATCCCCTGTCCACCCTGGGAAGCAAGCATTACTGAACCCACAGTGCAGATGAGCTACTGAAGGCCAGGAGGTGAGTCACTGGCCCTCAGTTCCAGCACAGCCTGGGGACAGTGAGCAGTGGAAGGATCTAACATTTCCAGAGTATCCACTAAAGCCAAGCACTTCCATAACCTACCTTAACCCTCCAGCCTTCCTTGGGAGCAGGTGATATTGTCTGTATCGTGAATTGTGCCTTATGCCAGAAATTGAGAGCTGGAGGAAAACATCTTCCTCAAGGCTTCAGATGCATCAAGGGTGGAGATaagcccaggtctgcctgactcc
Above is a window of Camelus dromedarius isolate mCamDro1 chromosome 18, mCamDro1.pat, whole genome shotgun sequence DNA encoding:
- the WFDC5 gene encoding WAP four-disulfide core domain protein 5, which translates into the protein MRAQSLLLLVALLALGSQLPAALGRRKGEKSGGCPPDDRPCLLSVPDQCVDDSQCPLRMKCCHQACFRQCIRKVSLKKGGCPEDRTRCLGPVQHLCSKDSDCQGLKRCCLGACGRDCRNPVRGMAPHNDPKRMF